In the genome of Phlebotomus papatasi isolate M1 chromosome 2, Ppap_2.1, whole genome shotgun sequence, one region contains:
- the LOC129801654 gene encoding hydroxymethylglutaryl-CoA synthase 1 — translation MAWPENVGILAIELFFPSFYVDQTELEAFDGASTGKYTVGLGQKKMGFCTDREDINSLCMTAVSNLMERHQIPPSRIGRLEVGTETIIDKSKSVKSVLMQLFTPHGVTDLEGLDTTNACYGGTAALFNAVNWVESSSWNGRLALVVCGDIAVYAKGPARPTGGAGAVAMLVGPNAPLVMDRGLRATYMKHAYDFYKPDLSSEYPTVDGKLSIQCYLNALDNCYQLYCEKARAQAPAADSVGLDAFDAVVFHTPFCKLVQKSLARIGVNDYFMMPPSKRPARFPGFEKFEQLALEDTYFDKDVEKAFMTYYDEAFKAKTAKSLHIASQVGNMYTPSLYTGLISYLISESAKNLVGKKVALFSYGSGLASSMYSITVTKDVDQLQQMLDKLMHIMPTLERRQKVAPKEFSEILEIREHNNHKAPLEPSGPIDGLFPGTYYLKSVDHMHRRLYDRVPK, via the exons GTGGGATTAGGGCAGAAGAAAATGGGCTTCTGTACGGATCGCGAGGACATTAATTCCCTATGTATGACAGCGGTCAGTAATCTTATGGAACGCCACCAAATTCCTCCATCGAGGATTGGAAGGCTAGAAGTTGGCACTGAGACCATCATCGACAAGTCCAAGAGTGTCAAGTCGGTACTCATGCAACTATTTACGCCTCATGGTGTCACGGATCTCGAAGGACTTGATACCACAAATGCCTGCTATGGAGGCACCGCTGCCTTGTTCAATGCTGTCAATTGGGTCGAATCCAGCAGCTGGAATGGACGCCTAGCCCTCGTAGTTTGTGGGGATATAGCGGTGTATGCTAAGGGCCCGGCTAGACCGACAGGGGGAGCTGGTGCTGTAGCCATGCTAGTGGGCCCAAACGCCCCCTTGGTGATGGACAGGGGTCTCAGGGCTACTTATATGAAGCACGCGTATGATTTCTACAAGCCGGATCTCTCTTCAGAGTATCCCACTGTGGATGGGAAACTCTCAATCCAGTGCTACCTCAATGCCCTGGATAATTGCTATCAGCTGTATTGTGAGAAAGCCAGGGCTCAAGCACCAGCTGCTGACTCTGTTGGCTTGGATGCTTTCGATGCCGTGGTCTTCCACACGCCTTTTTGCAAATTGGTGCAGAAATCCTTGGCCAGAATCGGCGTCAATGACTATTTCATGATGCCTCCATCGAAGAGACCTGCCAGGTTTCCGGGATTCGAAAAATTCGAGCAACTGGCTTTGGAGGATACTTATTTCGATAaggatgtggaaaaggccttcaTGACCTACTACGATGAAGCATTCAAGGCCAAGACTGCCAAGTCCCTTCACATTGCCAGTCag GTGGGAAACATGTACACTCCCTCGCTCTATACTGGCCTCATATCATATCTCATCTCTGAATCAGCCAAGAATCTGGTTGGTAAGAAGGTGGCACTCTTTTCTTATGGCTCCGGACTCGCATCCAGTATGTACTCGATCACGGTGACAAAGGATGTGGATCAGCTTCAGCAAATGCTGGACAAATTGATGCATATTATGCCCACGCTGGAGAGACGTCAGAAGGTAGCACCCAAGGAGTTTTCTGAAATCTTGGAGATTCGTGAGCACAACAATCACAAGGCACCATTGGAACCTTCAGGACCGATTGATGGACTCTTTCCTGGCACCTACTACCTCAAGAGTGTTGATCATATGCATCGGAGACTCTATGATCGTGTGCCGAAGTAG